The Benincasa hispida cultivar B227 chromosome 9, ASM972705v1, whole genome shotgun sequence genome has a segment encoding these proteins:
- the LOC120086090 gene encoding auxin response factor 18-like, with protein sequence MTLYEQNLGESRKGLEGEDLYEELWKACAGPLVEVPVDGERVFYFPQGHMEQLEESTNQELNHQIPHFDLPPKILCRVVNIRLLAEKETDEVYAQITLYPEADQSEPQSPDPEPPERTRQTVHSFCKILTASDTSTHGGFSVLRKHATECLPPLDMSQSTPTQELTAKDLHGYEWKFKHIFRGQPRRHLLTTGWSTFVTSKRLVAGDAFVFLRGDNGELRVGVRRQARQQSLMPSSVISSHSMHLGVLATASHAVRTQTYFVVYYKPRTSQFIISLNKYLETVKNGYEVGMRFKMRFEGEESPERRFTGTIVGIGDMSSQWLDSKWRSLKIQWDEPATIQRPERVSPWEIEPFVPSASLNFTHPAIKSKRARPVEIPPPEITSSSAPSGFWLQGSTIPHEIPQLSGTNEVQSSNNRVVRALGQQKLDSDSSHCNPVANVEGIWPCPPLNISLKLYPDSTFERELVQKQPLPSPYSSSVTSKPSSELIQHDQLEKGNKPDMSLGCRIFGIDLKNNSSIISSLERSKPRCPMMVADDAKDPVAAAAVMPQVDAGNLSQPSKEQLQASSELLTKGIQTKHVPNLSSRTRTKVQMQGVAVGRAVNLTTLEGYEGLIDELENVFEIKGELREINKWSVVFTDDENDMMLVGDDPWPEFCKMVKRIFIYSSEEVKKMSRESKIVSPSSFDSLDSERKTES encoded by the exons GTTTGGAAGGTGAGGATCTGTATGAAGAACTGTGGAAGGCATGTGCAGGGCCTCTTGTTGAAGTTCCTGTCGATGGAGAAAGGGTTTTTTACTTCCCTCAGGGTCATATGGAACAA TTGGAAGAGTCCACAAATCAGGAGCTTAATCACCAAATCCCTCATTTTGATCTTCCTCCCAAGATCCTATGTCGTGTTGTTAACATTCGTTTGCTG GCTGAAAAGGAAACAGATGAGGTCTATGCTCAAATCACTTTATACCCAGAAGCTgat CAAAGTGAGCCCCAAAGCCCTGATCCAGAGCCACCTGAGCGTACAAGGCAAACTGTTCATTCTTTTTGTAAGATTTTGACTGCGTCTGATACTAGCACTCATGGAGGTTTCTCAGTTCTTAGAAAGCATGCCACTGAATGCCTTCCTCCCCTT GATATGAGTCAATCCACCCCAACTCAAGAATTAACTGCCAAGGATCTTCATGGGTATGAGTGGAAATTTAAGCATATTTTCAGAG GTCAACCACGGAGGCATTTGCTAACTACCGGGTGGAGTACGTTTGTTACATCGAAACGGCTGGTTGCTGGTGATGCCTTTGTTTTCTTAAG GGGAGACAATGGGGAATTGAGGGTTGGTGTTCGACGGCAGGCTCGCCAGCAGAGTTTGATGCCTTCCTCCGTGATATCTAGCCATAGTATGCATCTTGGAGTTCTTGCCACCGCTTCTCATGCTGTTCGTACGCAGACCTATTTTGTTGTGTATTACAAGCCAAG AACTAGCCAATTCATCATCAGCTTAAACAAGTACTTGGAGACAGTTAAAAATGGATATGAAGTGGGGATGCGCTTCAAGATGAGATTTGAAGGAGAGGAATCACCAGAGAGAAG ATTCACTGGAACCATTGTTGGTATTGGTGATATGTCTTCGCAATGGTTGGATTCGAAATGGCGATCGCTAAAG ATTCAATGGGACGAACCTGCTACGATTCAGAGGCCCGAACGAGTTTCTCCATGGGAGATTGAACCCTTTGTACCTTCTGCCTCCTTAAACTTCACTCATCCTGCCATAAAGAGTAAAAGGGCCCGTCCTGTCGAGATTCCTCCTCCTG AAATTACTTCCAGTTCAGCTCCTTCGGGCTTTTGGCTTCAAGGATCAACGATTCCTCACGAAATACCCCAACTAAGTGGTACGAATGAAGTCCAAAGCAGTAATAACCGAGTTGTCCGGGCTCTCGGACAGCAAAAACTTGATAGCGATAGCAGCCACTGTAATCCAGTAGCAAATGTGGAAGGCATTTGGCCTTGTCCTCCACTCAATATTTCCCTGAAGCTTTACCCAGATTCAACATTTGAAAGAGAACTTGTTCAGAAACAGCCACTACCCTCTCCTTATTCTTCATCTGTCACTTCGAAGCCTAGTAGTGAGCTCATACAGCATGATCAATTGGAGAAAGGGAATAAACCCGACATGTCTCTCGGTTGCCGAATATTTGGAATCGATTTGAAAAATAACTCAAGCATTATCTCTTCCTTGGAAAGATCAAAACCACGTTGCCCAATGATGGTGGCCGATGATGCCAAAGATCCAGTAGCTGCAGCTGCTGTGATGCCTCAAGTCGACGCTGGAAACCTCTCACAGCCTTCAAAGGAGCAGCTGCAAGCGTCATCAGAGCTGTTGACGAAGGGAATACAGACAAAACACGTTCCCAATCTCTCATCGAGAACACGTACAAAG GTACAAATGCAAGGAGTTGCTGTAGGTCGAGCGGTCAACTTGACTACACTTGAAGGTTACGAAGGTTTGATAGACGAGCTGGAGAATGTGTTTGAAATAAAAGGAGAACTTCGTGAAATAAACAAATGGTCTGTCGTTTTCACAGATGACGAAAACGACATGATGCTCGTGGGGGATGATCCATGGCCAGAGTTCTGTAAGATGGTGAAGAGGATCTTTATATATTCAAGTGaagaagtgaagaagatgaGTAGGGAAAGCAAGATTGTTTCCCCATCATCCTTTGATAGCTTGGATTCAGAGCGCAAGACTGAATCCTAA